One Desulfobulbus propionicus DSM 2032 DNA segment encodes these proteins:
- the thpR gene encoding RNA 2',3'-cyclic phosphodiesterase, whose amino-acid sequence MDKRLFVAIDPPPEIREQLAGICCGLPAARWTPVEQLHLTLCFIGEVDGAIFLDIREALGELSAPSFDLRLKGVGFFPPRGLPRVVWAGVERSEPLLGLQRKITTRLFQLGVALDNRKFSPLFTVDRFLLYSSILGRKGATHIVEREYPLSIGNS is encoded by the coding sequence ATGGACAAACGACTTTTCGTGGCCATTGATCCACCGCCGGAGATTCGCGAGCAGTTGGCCGGGATCTGTTGCGGTCTGCCCGCCGCCCGCTGGACGCCGGTCGAACAACTGCATCTCACCCTCTGCTTTATCGGCGAGGTCGACGGTGCAATCTTTCTCGACATCCGGGAGGCGCTCGGCGAGCTCTCCGCCCCGTCCTTTGACCTGCGGCTCAAGGGGGTGGGGTTTTTCCCGCCGCGTGGCCTGCCGCGGGTGGTCTGGGCCGGCGTGGAGCGCAGCGAACCGTTGTTGGGGCTGCAGCGTAAGATCACCACCCGGCTGTTTCAACTGGGGGTTGCACTGGACAACCGCAAATTCAGCCCCCTGTTCACCGTGGACCGTTTTCTCCTCTATTCCAGCATCCTGGGCCGCAAGGGCGCCACCCATATCGTGGAGCGGGAATACCCGCTCAGTATCGGCAACAGCTAG
- a CDS encoding PEP-CTERM sorting domain-containing protein codes for MKKQMIILAGLLALCPLTAAADAVSTGYMQIGYNQPVVQTSLGNWYTDYEITASSLGELALQSSEVFCVEHADLNKNYAEYAFYRIDEQLDTDYGGGDAAYLDKLIQASWIATWALTSNQTDAKTIGQLAIWHVMLGATIAETNSYYGQVMQLLYPAYNTAKEDGTYNDYVDDWLLAVNPAVTNGEIPLGVPGQNFLVKANSPVPEPATMFLFGTGMAGLAGMIRRKRS; via the coding sequence ATGAAAAAACAGATGATCATACTGGCGGGCTTGTTGGCCCTTTGTCCGCTGACCGCAGCGGCGGACGCCGTTTCAACAGGGTATATGCAAATAGGCTATAACCAGCCTGTTGTGCAGACTTCCCTTGGAAACTGGTATACGGATTATGAGATAACAGCTTCAAGTCTCGGAGAGCTTGCGTTACAGAGTTCCGAAGTTTTTTGTGTGGAACATGCTGATCTGAATAAAAATTATGCTGAATATGCCTTTTATCGGATCGATGAACAGTTGGATACCGACTACGGTGGTGGCGACGCAGCCTACCTCGACAAATTGATCCAAGCGAGCTGGATCGCCACTTGGGCACTGACCTCAAACCAAACGGACGCCAAAACGATCGGACAGCTGGCAATATGGCATGTCATGCTTGGTGCGACTATTGCTGAGACCAACTCGTATTACGGCCAGGTCATGCAGCTTCTGTATCCGGCCTATAATACAGCGAAAGAAGACGGCACCTATAATGATTATGTCGACGATTGGTTACTCGCGGTGAATCCTGCGGTGACCAATGGTGAGATTCCACTGGGGGTGCCAGGGCAGAATTTTCTCGTGAAGGCCAATAGCCCTGTTCCCGAGCCAGCCACCATGTTTTTGTTTGGCACTGGAATGGCCGGACTGGCAGGAATGATCCGGCGCAAGCGAAGCTGA
- the rnc gene encoding ribonuclease III → MGTTIANLIQDNEEGLHELQERIGYRFRDLRLLQLSLIHSSFAFERLDDGRHNETQEFLGDAVLDLTVGYILFVRFPEMREGKLTRIRSALVNEQGLADRAREIDLGKYLLLGKGENASNGRDKSSILSCAYEALVGALFLDGGYDQALAFVRRFFEPHIDQHQEQLVSADAKSSLQELLQERFNEGPEYMLTGEEGPAHARLFSITVTFQGEELGSGRASSKKEAEQQAARAALDYLAPRQG, encoded by the coding sequence ATGGGAACCACCATCGCCAACCTGATTCAGGACAACGAGGAAGGGTTGCACGAGTTGCAGGAACGGATCGGTTATCGCTTTCGCGACCTGCGGCTGCTGCAACTCTCTCTCATCCACAGCTCCTTCGCCTTCGAGCGCCTCGACGATGGCCGGCACAACGAAACCCAGGAATTCCTGGGTGATGCCGTCCTCGACCTGACCGTCGGCTACATCCTTTTCGTCCGTTTTCCGGAAATGCGCGAGGGCAAGTTGACCCGCATCCGGTCGGCCCTGGTCAACGAACAGGGGCTGGCCGACCGGGCCCGGGAGATTGATCTGGGCAAGTACCTGCTGCTGGGCAAGGGGGAGAACGCCTCCAACGGCCGCGACAAATCGTCCATCCTCTCCTGTGCCTACGAGGCCCTGGTGGGCGCGTTGTTTCTCGACGGCGGCTACGACCAGGCCCTGGCCTTTGTCCGCCGTTTCTTCGAGCCGCATATCGACCAGCACCAGGAACAGCTGGTCAGCGCCGATGCCAAGAGCTCGCTCCAGGAATTGCTCCAGGAGCGGTTCAACGAAGGGCCGGAGTATATGCTCACCGGCGAGGAAGGGCCGGCCCATGCCCGCCTCTTCTCCATCACCGTCACCTTTCAGGGAGAAGAGCTGGGCAGCGGCAGGGCTTCGAGCAAGAAGGAGGCCGAGCAGCAGGCCGCTCGCGCCGCCCTGGACTATCTCGCGCCCAGGCAGGGCTGA
- a CDS encoding elongator complex protein 3 yields the protein MPLVIPIFIPHEGCPHRCIFCDQRRISGQVAPPVDSNGVAETIRVWLARSRPDRRERVQVALYGGSFTGLPVERQRELLAAVQPFRRHGLVQEIRLSTRPDLIDSGRLDLLEEYGVSIVELGAQSCDDRVLRLAGRGHGGAAVEDAARQLRERGFGLGIQLMLGLPGDSFRILRQTVATVVSLRPAFVRLYPVLVVRGSGLERLYHRGGYRPLSLGRAVVLTAYMKKRFDDQGIGVVRMGLQPSPELERAVVAGPYHPAFGELVKARLMLRQARRLLAGVQPSTPVTLVIAERDQSIFRGPRSANLERLRQLGLLDRFVLRADPNQPRQAIAIGG from the coding sequence ATGCCGCTGGTCATCCCGATCTTCATCCCCCACGAGGGCTGCCCGCACCGCTGCATCTTCTGCGACCAGCGCCGGATCAGCGGCCAGGTCGCTCCTCCGGTCGACAGCAACGGGGTGGCGGAGACGATCCGCGTTTGGCTGGCCCGATCGCGGCCCGACAGGCGGGAGCGGGTGCAGGTGGCCTTGTACGGCGGCAGCTTCACCGGTCTGCCCGTCGAGCGCCAGCGGGAACTGCTGGCCGCGGTGCAGCCGTTTCGCCGCCATGGACTGGTCCAGGAGATCCGTCTGTCGACCCGGCCCGACCTGATCGACAGCGGGCGGCTGGATCTGCTGGAAGAGTACGGGGTGTCGATTGTCGAGCTGGGAGCCCAGTCCTGCGATGACCGGGTTCTGCGTCTCGCTGGACGGGGGCATGGCGGCGCGGCTGTCGAGGACGCGGCGCGCCAGCTCCGGGAACGGGGTTTTGGTTTGGGCATACAGCTGATGCTCGGGCTGCCGGGTGACAGCTTTCGCATCCTGCGCCAGACCGTGGCGACGGTTGTCAGCCTGCGGCCCGCGTTTGTGCGCCTCTATCCGGTGCTGGTGGTGCGCGGCAGCGGGTTGGAGCGGTTGTACCACCGGGGAGGATACCGGCCGCTCAGTCTCGGCCGGGCGGTGGTTCTGACCGCCTACATGAAAAAACGGTTTGACGATCAGGGGATCGGGGTGGTACGGATGGGCCTGCAACCAAGCCCGGAGCTAGAGCGCGCCGTGGTGGCCGGCCCCTACCATCCGGCCTTTGGCGAACTGGTCAAGGCCCGGCTGATGCTCCGCCAGGCCCGGCGGCTGCTGGCCGGAGTGCAGCCCTCGACCCCGGTGACCCTGGTAATTGCCGAGCGGGATCAATCCATCTTTCGCGGCCCGCGTTCGGCCAACCTGGAACGGCTGCGGCAGTTGGGGTTGCTGGACCGCTTTGTTCTGCGCGCCGACCCGAACCAGCCCCGGCAGGCGATAGCAATAGGTGGATAG